From one Comamonas piscis genomic stretch:
- a CDS encoding metallophosphoesterase — protein sequence MSLVQALPAGPLDVIGDVHGERQALQALVRHLGYDDLGDHPTGRKLVFVGDFCDRGPDSPGVLALVRRWVEAGNAYAVIGNHEINLLREDAKDGSGWYFDERIEADNPKYAPYARADQAFDDEMLPFLRQLPLALERPDLRIVHAAWIDDKINQARALRPGHVAEDYDRLEQEAYLHAKTLGIPARLNAENQAWPFHLEDGAHCPPFMPAHADSELNKSQYNPLKVLSCGVERRGTEPFYAGGKWRFVERVAWWDAYADSTPVIVGHYWRRIHELDRSVLGKGDQDLFADIHPHAWHGQRGNVFCVDFSVGARWTARLAGQPPEQDFKLAALRWPERVLVLDDGSAEPTTGFMQAPTPALV from the coding sequence ATGAGCCTGGTACAAGCTTTGCCCGCCGGCCCGTTGGATGTCATCGGCGATGTGCACGGCGAGCGCCAGGCACTGCAAGCGCTGGTGCGGCATCTGGGCTATGACGACCTTGGCGACCACCCGACAGGCCGCAAACTGGTGTTTGTCGGCGATTTCTGTGATCGGGGTCCCGACAGCCCCGGCGTGCTGGCCTTGGTGCGCCGCTGGGTGGAAGCCGGCAATGCCTACGCAGTGATCGGCAACCATGAAATCAATCTGCTGCGCGAAGATGCCAAGGACGGCTCCGGCTGGTACTTCGACGAACGCATTGAGGCCGACAACCCCAAATATGCCCCCTATGCGCGCGCCGACCAGGCCTTTGACGACGAGATGCTGCCCTTTTTGCGCCAGCTACCTCTGGCGCTGGAGCGCCCGGACCTGCGCATCGTCCATGCCGCCTGGATCGACGACAAGATCAACCAGGCCCGCGCGCTGCGGCCCGGCCATGTCGCCGAAGACTATGACCGGCTGGAGCAAGAAGCCTATCTGCATGCCAAGACCTTGGGCATTCCCGCCCGGCTGAACGCCGAAAACCAGGCCTGGCCCTTCCATCTGGAAGATGGCGCCCATTGCCCGCCCTTCATGCCCGCACACGCCGACAGCGAGCTGAACAAATCCCAGTACAACCCCCTGAAGGTGCTGAGCTGCGGTGTGGAGCGCCGTGGCACCGAGCCCTTTTATGCCGGCGGCAAATGGCGCTTTGTCGAGCGCGTTGCCTGGTGGGATGCCTATGCGGACAGTACGCCCGTCATCGTCGGCCACTACTGGCGCCGCATCCATGAGCTTGACCGCTCGGTACTGGGCAAAGGCGACCAGGATCTGTTCGCCGATATCCACCCGCATGCCTGGCACGGCCAGCGGGGCAATGTGTTTTGCGTGGACTTTTCCGTGGGTGCGCGCTGGACGGCCCGGCTCGCCGGTCAACCGCCTGAACAAGACTTCAAACTGGCAGCGCTGCGCTGGCCCGAGCGGGTGCTGGTGCTTGACGATGGCAGCGCGGAGCCAACAACAGGCTTTATGCAGGCACCTACGCCAGCGCTGGTCTGA
- the argA gene encoding amino-acid N-acetyltransferase → MSAVFNFTFVPWFRSVAPYIHKFRNQTFVVGVTGEAIAAGKLQSIAQDLALIQALGVKIVLVHGFRPQVNEQLAAKGHAPRYSHGIRVTDSVALDCAQEAAGQLRFEIEAAFSQGLPNTPMAGATVRVISGNFVTARPVGIVDGVDFMHSGLVRKVDVGGIHRTLDMGAMVLVSPFGFSPTGEAFNLSMEEVATRVAIELKADKLMFLTEVAGIRLNPLEAEGEDNPVDTELPLDVAQKLLAQLPPATLPTDVGFYLQHCVKACKEGVERSHILPFATDGALLLEVYVHDGIGTMVIDERLEELREAKPDDVGGILQLIEPFEKDGTLVKRSRTEIERDISAYTIIEHDGVIFGCAALYPYPEAGTAEMAAVTVSPQSQGTGDGEKLLKRIEQRARATGLKSIFVLTTRTMHWFLKRGFQPVDPEWLPEQRKAKYNWSRKSQVLVKYL, encoded by the coding sequence ATGTCCGCTGTATTCAATTTCACCTTTGTGCCCTGGTTCCGTTCGGTGGCACCTTATATCCATAAGTTTCGCAACCAGACCTTTGTAGTGGGCGTGACAGGTGAGGCGATTGCCGCAGGCAAGCTGCAATCGATTGCCCAGGATCTGGCCTTGATCCAGGCGCTGGGCGTGAAGATCGTGCTGGTCCATGGTTTCCGACCCCAGGTGAATGAGCAGTTGGCCGCCAAAGGCCATGCACCGCGCTACTCGCATGGCATCCGGGTGACCGATTCGGTCGCGCTGGATTGCGCGCAAGAGGCCGCCGGCCAGCTGCGCTTTGAGATTGAGGCCGCTTTTAGCCAGGGCCTGCCCAACACCCCGATGGCCGGCGCCACCGTGCGCGTGATCTCCGGCAACTTCGTCACCGCCCGCCCTGTTGGCATTGTCGACGGCGTGGATTTCATGCACTCGGGCCTGGTGCGCAAGGTCGATGTGGGCGGTATCCACCGCACCTTGGACATGGGCGCGATGGTGCTGGTCTCGCCATTTGGCTTCTCGCCCACCGGCGAGGCCTTCAACCTGAGCATGGAAGAAGTGGCCACGCGCGTCGCGATTGAGCTGAAGGCCGACAAGCTGATGTTTTTGACCGAAGTGGCCGGCATCCGCCTGAACCCGCTCGAAGCCGAAGGCGAAGACAACCCGGTGGACACCGAGCTGCCGCTGGACGTGGCGCAAAAACTGCTGGCCCAGTTGCCGCCCGCCACCTTGCCGACGGACGTCGGCTTCTACCTGCAGCACTGTGTGAAGGCCTGCAAGGAAGGCGTGGAGCGCAGCCACATTCTGCCGTTTGCCACCGATGGCGCGCTGCTGCTCGAAGTCTATGTCCACGACGGCATCGGCACCATGGTGATCGATGAGCGCCTGGAAGAGCTGCGCGAGGCCAAGCCCGATGATGTCGGCGGCATTTTGCAGCTGATCGAGCCGTTTGAGAAAGACGGCACCCTGGTCAAACGCAGCCGTACCGAGATCGAGCGCGATATCTCCGCCTACACTATCATCGAGCACGATGGCGTGATCTTTGGCTGCGCCGCGCTCTACCCCTACCCGGAGGCAGGCACGGCCGAGATGGCCGCCGTCACCGTATCGCCGCAAAGCCAGGGCACGGGCGATGGCGAAAAACTGCTCAAGCGCATCGAGCAGCGGGCCAGGGCCACCGGGCTGAAGAGCATTTTTGTGCTGACCACCCGCACCATGCACTGGTTCCTCAAACGTGGCTTTCAGCCGGTGGACCCGGAATGGCTGCCCGAGCAGCGCAAGGCCAAGTACAACTGGAGCCGCAAGAGCCAGGTGCTGGTCAAGTACCTGTGA
- a CDS encoding DUF3617 domain-containing protein has protein sequence MLSSRYLASLSAVAAALLAAGCATTGDIEDLPRPKSGHWQVSSTDQNGQTVQFQDCMDKDTFYKTRELQKAKYDVQQCKTSSLKDSNGWQFSSNCKVGQTEQRIESSRKISGDFQHNFHVLSVTKQQMPNGSTVETTRNIKGEYLGACPAGINPGDRVFEGGGKINFYDITGLSPK, from the coding sequence ATGCTTTCATCCCGCTACCTCGCCTCCCTGTCCGCTGTCGCTGCCGCCTTGCTGGCAGCAGGCTGCGCCACCACCGGCGATATCGAAGACCTGCCCCGCCCCAAGTCGGGCCACTGGCAAGTCAGCTCTACCGACCAGAATGGCCAGACGGTGCAGTTCCAGGATTGCATGGACAAGGACACCTTCTACAAGACGCGCGAACTGCAAAAAGCCAAATACGATGTGCAGCAGTGCAAGACCAGCAGCTTGAAGGACAGCAATGGCTGGCAGTTCAGCTCCAACTGCAAGGTCGGCCAAACCGAGCAGCGCATTGAGAGCAGCCGCAAGATCAGCGGTGACTTCCAGCACAACTTCCATGTGCTGTCGGTGACCAAGCAGCAGATGCCCAACGGCAGCACAGTGGAGACCACCCGCAACATCAAGGGCGAGTACCTAGGCGCCTGCCCTGCAGGCATCAACCCCGGCGACCGTGTCTTTGAAGGCGGCGGCAAAATCAACTTCTACGACATCACGGGCCTGAGCCCCAAGTAA
- a CDS encoding dihydrofolate reductase, with protein sequence MTQAPIHLIFARARNGVIGRDNQLPWHLPEDMAFFKQKTAGGTVVMGRKTWDSLPPRFRPLPGRDNVVVTRQSGWQPSPASEKVHVAADLPQALATAQALGQPVWVIGGAQIYAQSLDLADEVWVTEIDQDFDGDAHAPVLDGQWQEVSRETHTSSNGLPFAFVCYRRREG encoded by the coding sequence ATGACCCAAGCCCCTATCCATCTGATCTTTGCCCGTGCCCGTAACGGCGTGATTGGCCGAGACAACCAACTGCCCTGGCACCTGCCCGAAGACATGGCCTTCTTCAAGCAAAAGACCGCCGGAGGCACGGTCGTCATGGGCCGCAAGACCTGGGATTCGCTGCCACCGCGCTTTCGCCCGCTGCCAGGCCGCGACAATGTGGTCGTCACCCGCCAGAGCGGCTGGCAGCCTAGTCCCGCCAGTGAAAAGGTCCATGTCGCGGCCGATCTGCCGCAGGCGCTGGCCACGGCCCAGGCATTGGGCCAGCCGGTCTGGGTGATTGGTGGCGCGCAGATCTATGCCCAATCGCTGGACCTGGCAGACGAGGTCTGGGTCACCGAGATCGACCAGGATTTTGACGGCGATGCCCATGCGCCGGTTCTGGATGGCCAGTGGCAGGAAGTCTCGCGTGAGACCCACACCAGCAGCAACGGCCTGCCCTTTGCGTTTGTCTGCTACCGGCGTAGGGAAGGCTAA
- a CDS encoding LysR family transcriptional regulator: MHLPLNALRAFDAAARHLNLTRAALELHVTQAAISQHIRQLEEQLGKPLFRRLPRGLALTDEGQALVPVVAQAFGNLSRALAQVQDKRPHEVLSVGVVGTFAVGWLLPRLRAFQEAHAFVDLRLFTHNNRVDLAGEGWDCAIRFGDGAWHGTAARQLLQAPLTPMCAPAIAARIQQPADLAHETLLRSYRTGEWEQWFAHTQQACPSLRGTVFDSSLTLAEAAAQGLGVALLPLRLFSRDLQAGRLVAPLTQTLDTGSYWLTQLKSRSPTLAMQTFEHWLLEQCGQAPHGG; the protein is encoded by the coding sequence ATGCACCTGCCTTTGAACGCCCTGCGCGCTTTTGATGCCGCCGCACGCCACCTCAACCTGACCCGAGCGGCGCTTGAACTGCATGTGACCCAGGCCGCCATCAGCCAGCACATTCGGCAGCTGGAAGAGCAACTGGGAAAGCCGCTGTTTCGCCGTTTACCCCGCGGCCTGGCCCTGACCGACGAAGGCCAGGCGCTGGTGCCGGTGGTGGCCCAGGCCTTTGGCAACCTGTCGCGGGCCTTGGCGCAAGTGCAAGACAAGCGGCCGCATGAGGTGCTGTCCGTCGGGGTAGTAGGCACCTTTGCGGTGGGCTGGCTGCTGCCCCGGCTGCGCGCCTTCCAGGAGGCCCATGCCTTTGTCGATCTGCGCCTGTTCACCCACAACAACCGGGTGGACCTGGCGGGCGAGGGCTGGGATTGCGCGATCCGCTTTGGCGATGGCGCCTGGCATGGCACGGCGGCCCGGCAGCTGCTGCAGGCGCCGCTAACACCGATGTGCGCGCCAGCCATCGCCGCCCGAATCCAGCAACCCGCCGACCTGGCGCATGAAACCTTGCTGCGCTCCTACCGCACCGGCGAATGGGAGCAGTGGTTTGCCCATACCCAGCAAGCCTGCCCCAGCCTGCGCGGCACTGTTTTTGATTCATCGTTGACCTTGGCGGAGGCAGCGGCCCAGGGCCTGGGCGTGGCGCTGTTGCCTTTGCGCCTGTTCTCTCGCGACCTGCAAGCGGGCCGCCTGGTGGCGCCGTTGACGCAAACCTTGGACACCGGCAGCTATTGGCTCACCCAGCTGAAATCACGCAGCCCCACGTTGGCGATGCAGACCTTCGAGCACTGGCTGCTGGAGCAATGCGGGCAAGCACCGCACGGTGGCTAG
- a CDS encoding acyltransferase family protein: MIQSIQILRFAAALWVALYHARTYSFFPELPAPLRAIAEGGFVGVDIFFVISGVIMALATTNTPSGFRPSAQFVATRFSRIYTGWWPAMLLYVVGLQALGAMPPDVNLLSSALLYPANFSLHINAVTWTLVFELYFYLLIGASLLLPKPWRDRALAAWGATMVVLVLYYAATGRYRPDMFAQTTPLIWFYAAPLVLEFFAGYFMYRWLQRRPQQRWYAWLLASALLCAAAVYYSVSATLYAPGIVGFYHWPERALLVGAATTALVAAALLMPQPQHPAWRLLAKLGDYSFAIYLLHLLVFQLVQRFINSMAVEIPHRSVSLLLVLAVLVALSALYFHAIEHPIYQACRRGIARWAAPKP; this comes from the coding sequence ATGATCCAGTCCATCCAGATCCTGCGTTTTGCTGCCGCCCTGTGGGTGGCGCTTTACCATGCGCGGACCTATAGCTTCTTCCCCGAACTCCCCGCCCCGCTGCGCGCCATTGCCGAGGGCGGCTTTGTCGGTGTCGACATCTTCTTTGTCATCAGCGGCGTCATCATGGCGCTCGCCACGACGAATACCCCCAGCGGCTTTCGCCCCTCCGCCCAGTTTGTTGCCACCCGCTTTTCCCGCATCTACACCGGCTGGTGGCCGGCGATGCTGCTGTACGTCGTCGGTTTGCAGGCGCTGGGCGCCATGCCTCCCGATGTAAACCTGCTGTCGTCCGCTTTGCTTTACCCGGCCAATTTCAGCCTCCACATCAATGCGGTGACCTGGACGCTGGTATTTGAGCTGTATTTCTACCTGCTGATCGGCGCCAGCCTGCTCTTGCCCAAGCCCTGGCGCGACCGGGCACTGGCGGCATGGGGCGCCACCATGGTGGTGCTGGTGCTGTACTACGCCGCCACCGGCCGCTACCGACCAGACATGTTCGCGCAGACCACGCCGCTGATCTGGTTCTATGCGGCGCCGCTGGTGCTGGAGTTCTTTGCCGGCTACTTTATGTACCGCTGGCTGCAACGCCGCCCGCAACAGCGCTGGTATGCCTGGCTGCTGGCCAGCGCTCTGCTCTGCGCTGCTGCGGTGTACTACAGCGTCAGTGCCACCTTGTATGCCCCCGGCATTGTCGGTTTCTACCACTGGCCGGAACGCGCCCTGCTGGTGGGCGCGGCAACCACCGCGCTCGTCGCTGCGGCCTTGCTGATGCCGCAACCCCAACATCCGGCCTGGCGGCTGCTCGCCAAACTGGGCGATTACTCCTTCGCCATTTATCTGCTGCACCTGCTGGTGTTCCAGCTCGTGCAGCGTTTCATCAACTCGATGGCGGTCGAGATTCCCCACCGCTCAGTCAGCCTGCTGCTGGTGTTGGCGGTCCTGGTCGCCCTGTCGGCCCTGTACTTCCACGCCATCGAACACCCCATCTACCAAGCCTGCCGGCGCGGCATTGCGCGCTGGGCAGCCCCCAAGCCATGA
- the bla gene encoding class A beta-lactamase produces the protein MYRRKFFLTMGAASMIATSSRAWAAAPSADPQAERQFAKAMKTLERSVGGRLGVSLLNIMTGQALGWRQEERFPMCSTFKMLLAGQVLSRVDAGQERLDASVTFGRSALVEYSPVTEKFAGKAPMTVDALCDAIVTISDNGAANLLLERVGGPAGFSAYMRSLGDAVTRLDRIEPAMSESKPGDVRDTTSPLAMLTSMRALTLGKALSPASREKLLGWMLANTTGDNCLRAGAKGWKVADKTGSGPGTRNDVGLLWAPGAATPILVTSYLTECKPEPKARDAALAQVAAEVVKLWG, from the coding sequence ATGTACAGAAGAAAGTTTTTCTTGACTATGGGTGCGGCCAGCATGATCGCCACCTCATCGCGCGCCTGGGCCGCTGCGCCATCGGCAGACCCCCAGGCCGAGCGCCAGTTTGCCAAGGCGATGAAGACGCTGGAGCGATCGGTGGGCGGTCGCTTGGGGGTGTCGCTGCTCAATATCATGACGGGCCAGGCGCTGGGCTGGCGACAGGAGGAGCGCTTTCCGATGTGCAGCACCTTCAAGATGCTGCTGGCGGGCCAGGTGCTGTCCCGGGTGGATGCGGGCCAGGAACGGTTGGATGCGTCGGTGACGTTCGGCCGTTCCGCTTTGGTGGAGTACTCGCCGGTGACCGAGAAGTTTGCCGGCAAGGCCCCCATGACGGTCGATGCACTCTGCGACGCGATCGTCACGATCAGCGACAACGGTGCCGCTAACCTGCTGCTGGAAAGGGTGGGTGGCCCGGCAGGATTCAGCGCCTATATGCGCAGCCTGGGCGATGCAGTCACACGCCTGGACCGCATCGAGCCAGCGATGAGCGAATCCAAGCCCGGCGATGTACGCGATACGACCAGCCCATTGGCGATGCTGACCAGCATGCGTGCGCTGACCCTGGGCAAGGCGCTGAGCCCCGCCAGCCGGGAGAAGTTGCTGGGCTGGATGCTGGCCAATACCACCGGTGATAACTGCTTGCGCGCAGGCGCCAAAGGCTGGAAGGTGGCTGACAAGACCGGCTCGGGCCCCGGCACGCGCAATGATGTGGGTCTGCTCTGGGCGCCAGGTGCTGCGACGCCGATCTTGGTGACCAGCTATCTGACTGAATGCAAGCCCGAGCCCAAGGCGCGTGATGCGGCGCTGGCCCAGGTGGCCGCCGAGGTGGTCAAGCTCTGGGGCTAA
- a CDS encoding flavin reductase family protein produces the protein MDLISGSTDSHFQPVALEKAYRLLNHGPTVLVSAAHAGERNVMAAAWACALDFTPPKVTVVLDKATRTRALVEASGRFALQLPTVPIAALTVELGSISALQQPGKLAESGVQLFDAPGQQTPLVAGCAAWLECRLVPEPHNQQSYDLFIGEVTGAWADDRVFRDGHWHFETAPQALRTLHYVAGGHFYAIGEAIDVPTPKA, from the coding sequence ATGGACCTGATTTCTGGCAGCACCGACTCCCATTTCCAACCCGTGGCGCTGGAAAAAGCCTACCGCCTGCTCAACCACGGGCCTACGGTGCTGGTGTCCGCCGCGCATGCCGGCGAGCGCAATGTGATGGCCGCCGCTTGGGCCTGCGCGCTGGACTTTACGCCGCCCAAGGTGACGGTGGTGCTGGACAAGGCCACCCGCACCCGCGCGCTGGTGGAGGCCAGCGGCCGCTTTGCGCTGCAGCTGCCCACTGTACCCATCGCCGCCTTGACGGTGGAGCTGGGCAGCATCAGCGCGCTGCAGCAGCCGGGAAAGCTGGCCGAATCCGGTGTGCAGCTGTTTGATGCACCGGGTCAACAAACACCTCTGGTAGCTGGCTGCGCCGCCTGGCTGGAATGCCGGCTGGTGCCCGAGCCCCACAACCAGCAAAGCTATGACCTGTTCATTGGCGAGGTCACCGGGGCCTGGGCCGACGACCGGGTGTTCCGCGACGGCCACTGGCATTTTGAAACCGCCCCGCAGGCGCTGCGCACCTTGCACTATGTGGCAGGCGGCCATTTCTATGCGATTGGGGAGGCCATAGATGTACCCACACCCAAGGCTTGA
- a CDS encoding GlcG/HbpS family heme-binding protein, producing MKTKAVLELADVKAVLNAAEAEAVKNQWVVSIAVVDDGGNLLGMIRRDGAAPVSAHICVSKARTSALGRRESKGFEDMINGGRTAFLSAPLIDGMLEGGVPIMKDGECLGAVGVSGVKAPEDAQIAKAGIAALGL from the coding sequence ATGAAAACCAAAGCAGTGCTGGAGTTGGCCGACGTCAAGGCGGTGTTGAATGCGGCAGAGGCCGAAGCGGTCAAGAACCAGTGGGTCGTAAGCATTGCCGTGGTCGATGACGGCGGTAATCTGCTGGGCATGATCCGCCGCGACGGCGCGGCCCCCGTGTCGGCCCACATCTGCGTGTCCAAGGCACGTACCTCGGCGCTGGGCCGCCGCGAGAGCAAGGGCTTTGAGGACATGATCAATGGTGGCCGCACCGCATTCCTCAGCGCGCCGCTGATCGACGGCATGCTCGAAGGTGGCGTGCCGATCATGAAGGACGGTGAATGCCTGGGCGCCGTGGGTGTCAGCGGTGTCAAGGCACCAGAAGATGCACAGATCGCCAAGGCGGGCATTGCAGCCCTGGGCCTGTAA
- a CDS encoding glycine-rich domain-containing protein yields MFPILLAIIALGLALLGWRVLRKRRQLRFLQQYRFDTPYRKALWRDYPQLNNASLAQAEEALRQFFIMHWLAPGAQLQMPSRLADALWHAFILDTRRYQQFCQQAFGHMFHHLPAQASSGEGSQNQAAHMQPSWNAAMHTRRYMVGALLGGIPLLFALDAAAEIDGGWLYPPELLGQWAAAFAQASAGASTSGDSTSSGTSSSDNSSHRDDSGSHGHSHDADGASSSADSGSGASSCSGSSCSGSSCGGGGSSD; encoded by the coding sequence ATGTTTCCGATCCTTCTCGCCATCATTGCGCTCGGCCTGGCCCTGCTGGGCTGGCGCGTGCTGCGCAAACGCCGGCAACTGCGTTTTTTGCAGCAGTACCGCTTTGATACGCCCTACCGCAAGGCGCTGTGGCGAGATTACCCGCAGCTGAACAACGCCAGCCTGGCGCAAGCCGAAGAGGCGCTGCGCCAGTTTTTCATCATGCACTGGCTGGCGCCGGGTGCGCAGCTGCAGATGCCATCGCGCCTGGCCGATGCGCTCTGGCACGCCTTTATTCTGGATACCCGGCGCTACCAGCAGTTTTGCCAGCAGGCCTTTGGGCATATGTTCCACCACCTGCCTGCGCAAGCATCCAGCGGTGAAGGTTCGCAGAACCAGGCCGCACATATGCAGCCGAGCTGGAATGCGGCGATGCACACCCGGCGTTATATGGTGGGGGCGCTGTTGGGCGGCATCCCGCTGCTGTTTGCGCTGGATGCGGCTGCCGAGATCGACGGCGGTTGGCTCTACCCGCCCGAGTTGCTGGGCCAATGGGCTGCGGCATTTGCGCAGGCCAGCGCCGGGGCCAGCACCAGCGGCGACAGTACGTCCAGCGGTACCAGCAGCAGCGACAACAGCAGCCACCGAGACGACAGCGGCAGCCATGGCCATAGCCATGATGCGGATGGCGCAAGCAGCAGTGCGGACAGCGGCAGTGGCGCATCCAGTTGCAGCGGCAGCAGTTGCAGTGGTAGCAGCTGCGGGGGCGGCGGCAGCAGCGATTGA
- a CDS encoding tripartite tricarboxylate transporter substrate binding protein, which yields MTTINRRQMLALGAAPLAAGLPLLHSGAAHAADYPNKQVKFIVPFPPGGPVDTTARAFAQPLGQLWGQATFIDNRAGGGGIIGAEMASRQPADGYSLFVGAIHHSVNPSLHPKLSYDIQKDFVPVSFAAMFPVFLVVNPSVPAKNVQELIALAKKPGSNLAFASSGNGGGTHLAGELFNMHAGTKLLHIPYKGSAPAMTDVLGGQVAMMFSDAPTAIGHIKSGKVRVLGVASPKRSALMPEVPTIAEQGLAGYEAYSWAALFAPAGTPKEIVAKVNADFNQVMRAQEVRQRLYVAGAEADPGTPEEMAQRLQAEIDKWARVVKAAQIRID from the coding sequence ATGACCACCATCAACCGCCGCCAGATGCTGGCACTGGGCGCCGCGCCGCTGGCCGCCGGGCTGCCGCTGCTGCATTCGGGAGCTGCGCACGCGGCTGACTATCCCAACAAGCAGGTGAAGTTCATCGTTCCCTTCCCGCCCGGCGGGCCGGTCGATACCACGGCGCGCGCGTTTGCGCAGCCGCTGGGCCAGCTCTGGGGCCAGGCCACCTTTATCGACAACCGCGCGGGCGGTGGCGGCATCATTGGCGCCGAGATGGCGTCGCGCCAACCGGCCGATGGCTACAGCCTGTTTGTCGGCGCGATCCACCATTCGGTCAACCCCTCGCTCCACCCCAAGCTGAGTTATGACATCCAGAAGGACTTTGTGCCGGTCAGCTTTGCAGCGATGTTCCCGGTGTTCCTGGTGGTCAACCCCAGCGTGCCGGCCAAGAATGTCCAGGAGCTGATTGCGCTCGCCAAAAAGCCGGGCAGCAACCTGGCCTTTGCCTCGTCGGGCAATGGCGGCGGCACCCACCTGGCGGGCGAGCTGTTCAATATGCATGCGGGCACCAAGCTGCTGCACATTCCCTACAAGGGCAGCGCCCCGGCCATGACCGATGTGCTGGGCGGCCAGGTGGCGATGATGTTCAGCGATGCGCCTACTGCCATTGGCCATATCAAGAGCGGCAAGGTGCGGGTGCTGGGCGTTGCCAGCCCCAAGCGCTCGGCCTTGATGCCCGAGGTGCCGACCATTGCCGAGCAGGGCCTGGCCGGCTACGAGGCCTATTCCTGGGCGGCCTTGTTTGCGCCTGCTGGCACGCCCAAGGAGATTGTTGCCAAGGTCAATGCCGATTTCAACCAGGTAATGCGCGCGCAGGAAGTGCGTCAGCGCTTGTATGTCGCCGGCGCTGAGGCCGACCCCGGCACGCCCGAAGAGATGGCACAGCGCCTGCAGGCCGAGATCGACAAATGGGCACGGGTGGTGAAGGCCGCGCAGATCCGCATCGATTAA
- a CDS encoding glutathione S-transferase → MQGLPVLYSFRRCPYAMRARLALAYAGIACQLREVVLKDKPQALLDASPKASVPVLVLADGTVLEESLEIMLWALRQNDPDQWLRPTAGSLDEMQALIARHDSEFKPALDRCKYPSRYPQEDAVAAAATAQAFLAALNRQLSTSGYLYGRDPSLADMAIRPFVRQFAGIDEAAWQNHPWPHLQAWLLRLTDSALFEQVMEKYPAWHPDEAGVLFR, encoded by the coding sequence TTGCAGGGCCTGCCGGTGCTGTACTCCTTCCGCCGCTGCCCCTACGCGATGCGCGCCCGCCTGGCGCTGGCCTATGCCGGCATTGCCTGCCAGTTGCGCGAGGTCGTCCTCAAAGACAAGCCCCAGGCGCTGCTGGATGCATCGCCCAAGGCCAGCGTGCCGGTGCTGGTGTTGGCCGATGGCACCGTGCTGGAAGAGAGCCTGGAGATCATGCTTTGGGCACTGCGCCAGAATGACCCGGACCAGTGGCTGAGGCCCACGGCCGGCAGCCTGGACGAGATGCAGGCGCTGATTGCCCGCCATGACAGCGAATTCAAACCCGCTTTGGACCGCTGCAAATACCCCAGCCGCTATCCGCAAGAAGACGCCGTTGCCGCAGCAGCCACGGCCCAGGCCTTTCTGGCCGCGCTGAACCGGCAGCTGTCGACGTCCGGCTATCTGTACGGCCGCGACCCGAGCCTGGCCGACATGGCCATCCGCCCCTTTGTGCGCCAGTTCGCCGGCATCGACGAAGCCGCATGGCAGAATCACCCCTGGCCCCACCTGCAAGCCTGGCTGCTGCGTCTGACCGACTCGGCACTGTTCGAGCAGGTGATGGAAAAATACCCTGCCTGGCACCCGGACGAAGCGGGCGTGCTGTTCCGCTGA